In Aliidongia dinghuensis, one genomic interval encodes:
- a CDS encoding DNA-binding protein: protein MSISHQPHGGAAAMTASADRRLPSVSLEEVLATCRDLESEGVAVTRRSVRDRLGRGSMTTIHNGVSQFESQRAPAAPRVDLTAADREVISDLGARALAVAEERVQNILAEREAALRLAIDAAEARATDAIAAADALVADAERRALEAEAAAATALADRDAAQTAADQAERHAQRLDGQVAQLAADKAAAAAHGADLAESLTATRIRAEVEAAGREQAEARVRALETELAGIRAEYAVRKQEDADEIAKIRQSLSLEQLRLTEATEQRDAALASAEGKERELAHRVADLPAAAAAAAHAQATIAARDETIARLSAELAGERAQVQSLSAAVQASAEGLAGLHETFSSTMAAAEGRLSTRIALLHQRFDEQRDQEPSITSDK, encoded by the coding sequence ATGTCCATTAGTCATCAGCCGCACGGCGGCGCCGCCGCCATGACGGCATCGGCGGACCGCCGGTTGCCGTCAGTCTCCCTAGAGGAGGTCCTGGCCACATGCCGGGATCTGGAAAGCGAAGGAGTGGCCGTGACGCGCCGGTCGGTCCGCGATCGGCTCGGCCGAGGCTCCATGACGACGATCCACAATGGCGTGAGCCAGTTCGAGAGCCAGCGCGCGCCGGCGGCGCCCCGAGTCGACCTGACCGCGGCCGACCGCGAAGTGATCTCCGATCTCGGCGCCAGGGCCTTGGCCGTGGCGGAGGAGAGGGTGCAGAACATCCTCGCCGAGCGGGAAGCGGCGCTCCGCCTGGCGATCGACGCTGCTGAAGCCCGCGCCACTGACGCGATCGCCGCGGCCGATGCACTCGTCGCCGATGCGGAACGTCGAGCCTTGGAAGCCGAGGCCGCGGCAGCCACGGCGCTGGCCGACCGTGATGCCGCCCAAACCGCCGCCGATCAAGCGGAGCGGCACGCCCAGCGGCTCGACGGCCAGGTGGCGCAACTGGCCGCCGACAAAGCAGCCGCCGCCGCGCACGGGGCGGATCTTGCCGAGAGCCTGACCGCCACCAGGATCCGGGCGGAAGTGGAAGCGGCCGGCCGCGAACAGGCCGAAGCCAGGGTGCGCGCGCTCGAAACCGAGCTGGCCGGCATCCGTGCCGAATATGCTGTGCGTAAGCAGGAGGATGCCGACGAGATTGCCAAGATCAGGCAAAGCCTATCGCTCGAGCAGCTGCGCCTGACGGAGGCGACGGAGCAACGGGACGCCGCGCTGGCGTCAGCCGAGGGCAAGGAGCGCGAACTGGCGCATCGCGTGGCCGATCTGCCGGCCGCCGCGGCGGCCGCAGCCCACGCCCAGGCGACGATCGCGGCCCGCGACGAGACCATTGCGCGGCTATCCGCCGAACTGGCGGGGGAGCGAGCCCAAGTTCAGAGTCTGTCTGCCGCGGTCCAGGCGAGCGCCGAGGGGCTGGCTGGGCTCCATGAAACGTTCTCGTCCACGATGGCGGCGGCCGAGGGGCGCTTGAGCACGCGTATCGCGTTGCTCCACCAGCGTTTCGACGAACAGCGCGATCAAGAGCCTTCAATTACGTCCGACAAGTAA
- a CDS encoding response regulator, which yields MKILIIDDHPLLRAGLARLLTLEFQAEVAEAGNAAEGWAKFCADRPDVTVLDLNLPDQGGLSLLPRLRAMDPRARIVILSMHEDELSTAAGLRGGATAYLSKSAGPEIILEAVRAALAGRSYVQPELAQDFTVRRMVEAPRPLPALTPQETELLRLIVDGRRIEQIARSLGVSEKTVANRKSLLRSKLDVATDVELMKAAISAGMVTPRQIG from the coding sequence ATGAAAATCCTCATCATCGACGACCACCCCCTGCTTCGCGCCGGCCTGGCGCGGCTGCTGACCCTCGAATTCCAGGCTGAGGTGGCGGAAGCCGGCAATGCCGCCGAGGGCTGGGCCAAGTTTTGCGCCGACCGGCCGGACGTGACGGTGCTCGACCTCAATCTGCCCGACCAGGGCGGGCTGTCGCTGCTGCCGCGCCTGCGGGCGATGGATCCGCGGGCCCGCATCGTCATCCTCAGCATGCATGAGGACGAGCTTTCCACGGCTGCGGGATTGCGCGGCGGCGCCACCGCTTATCTCAGCAAGAGTGCCGGGCCGGAGATCATCCTCGAAGCGGTGCGCGCGGCACTGGCCGGCCGCTCCTACGTTCAGCCGGAACTGGCGCAGGACTTCACCGTGCGACGGATGGTGGAAGCACCCCGGCCGTTGCCGGCGTTGACGCCGCAGGAAACCGAGCTGCTGCGCCTGATCGTCGACGGCCGGCGGATCGAACAGATCGCAAGAAGCCTCGGCGTCTCCGAGAAGACCGTGGCCAATCGCAAATCCCTGCTGCGCAGCAAGCTCGATGTCGCGACCGACGTCGAGCTCATGAAGGCGGCGATCAGCGCCGGCATGGTCACACCCCGACAGATCGGCTGA
- a CDS encoding HAMP domain-containing sensor histidine kinase: MKPKRDMVPPLRTCPLLHNRASRDPGRLRAVMGMWSGLTKGRSMSLGARLTLLLIGPLVLSLLVSGVLIVRSASLSVKREIAASVNVAELLVQARLKEMREESESEARLDALANFLSNDPHLHVTVSADGALAASRMGGQTAEQRGHWFSWLLGVHPETIEIPVENAADAPMRIVITTDPDGEIRKAGEASVIDLLTVIAFGVSAMFLVYVGLSRSLRPLTRLSAALARVGQGDYSARVGASGAREIAVLGSQFDAMAGQLQEMRSRTQALTAQVLAVQERERRELARDLHDELGPCLLAANLDVATLLRLNRTGQSSAVRDCAEGLDGLIRRMQDQVRSLIGRLRLDEPALFDLGAAIGELADFWRERCPALTCQVAEAERWNSLPPPWGRPVFLMVQEGISNAVRHSGATTITVTVAFSDAGAQIAVADDGHGFTQGAKPGYGLCGMRERLATIGGSVDVTTTAGQGTTLVARLPAPPGSARLGSAEGLSERLTGTSA, encoded by the coding sequence TTGAAGCCGAAGCGCGATATGGTGCCGCCTTTGAGGACCTGCCCGCTTTTGCATAATCGAGCGAGTCGGGACCCAGGGCGGTTAAGGGCAGTAATGGGCATGTGGTCGGGGTTGACGAAGGGACGCTCCATGTCGCTTGGAGCCCGCCTGACGCTGTTGTTGATCGGTCCGCTTGTGCTGAGCCTTCTGGTCAGCGGGGTGCTGATCGTGCGGTCCGCGTCGCTCTCCGTAAAACGGGAGATCGCGGCCTCCGTCAATGTCGCTGAGCTTCTCGTCCAGGCGCGGCTGAAGGAAATGCGAGAGGAATCGGAGTCCGAGGCGCGGCTGGATGCGCTCGCGAACTTCCTCTCGAACGACCCTCATCTGCATGTGACCGTCTCGGCCGACGGTGCGCTCGCGGCCTCCCGCATGGGCGGCCAGACGGCCGAGCAACGGGGCCACTGGTTTTCCTGGCTGCTGGGCGTGCATCCGGAGACGATCGAGATCCCGGTCGAAAATGCCGCCGACGCGCCCATGCGGATCGTGATCACGACGGATCCCGATGGCGAGATCCGCAAGGCTGGTGAGGCGAGCGTCATCGATCTGTTGACCGTGATCGCCTTCGGCGTGTCCGCCATGTTTCTCGTCTACGTGGGACTATCGCGGAGCCTGCGCCCCCTCACCCGGCTGAGCGCAGCACTCGCCCGTGTCGGGCAGGGCGACTATTCCGCGCGCGTCGGGGCATCGGGCGCCCGCGAGATCGCCGTCCTCGGCAGTCAGTTCGACGCGATGGCGGGTCAACTGCAGGAGATGCGGTCGCGCACCCAGGCGCTGACGGCCCAGGTTCTGGCGGTGCAGGAGCGGGAGCGGCGCGAACTTGCCCGCGACCTGCACGATGAGCTTGGCCCCTGCCTGCTCGCGGCGAACCTCGATGTCGCAACGCTGCTTCGCCTCAACCGGACGGGGCAAAGCAGTGCCGTGCGCGATTGCGCGGAAGGCCTCGATGGGCTTATCCGACGCATGCAGGATCAGGTCCGCAGCCTCATCGGCCGGTTGCGTCTTGACGAGCCGGCCTTGTTCGACCTCGGTGCCGCCATTGGCGAGCTCGCGGATTTCTGGCGCGAACGATGCCCGGCGCTCACCTGTCAGGTTGCCGAGGCCGAACGATGGAACAGCTTGCCGCCCCCTTGGGGCCGGCCGGTTTTCCTCATGGTCCAGGAAGGCATCAGCAACGCCGTGCGCCATAGCGGTGCCACCACAATCACGGTCACGGTCGCGTTCAGCGACGCCGGCGCGCAAATCGCCGTCGCCGATGACGGGCACGGCTTCACCCAGGGTGCGAAGCCGGGGTACGGTCTCTGCGGCATGCGCGAACGCCTGGCAACGATCGGCGGCAGCGTCGATGTCACGACCACCGCCGGACAAGGCACCACGCTCGTCGCCCGGCTTCCGGCGCCACCGGGCAGCGCACGGCTTGGATCGGCTGAAGGGCTGTCGGAACGCCTGACCGGAACGTCGGCATGA
- a CDS encoding response regulator: protein MAVPHIMVVEDSPTQALQLQFILDNQGWTTSICGDAESALEQLGSVLPDLVLVDFHLPRMNGDEFVRQIRMNVRTRELRVLMLTDSDTTETERKGFESGADAYVAKSTDPEILLTRAHALLRKATSSVVTHGMVTGFRRSRLLVVDDSATYLHFIVAQLEEEGHDVVAATRGLEVLQKVRDEQFDCIVVDLVMPEMSGTELCEHLDAIRRTQDQLFQIVILTARDSKEDMMQGLEAGADDFVTKSSESEILKARIRALLRRKFLHEENLRITGEFKNKERELERARADKQAAEARAALAEALERSNGELAAAYRELQETQSQLVQSAKMASLGALVAGIAHEINNPLAFVANHLTTVTRGVETLVPEIEAHLSTAGNRTLDKVRQRLDAMRLGVDRVENLVVKLRTFSRLDEAEVKTIEIEESIEAVLTLLQHKLTDRIAVVRRYGDVKRVSCYPGPLNQVIMNVVSNAIDAIADEGTITIETGRVDAMLAIAIADTGSGIPHAIRDRVFEPFFTTKPVGAGTGLGLSISYGIVQRHGGQLEIESEEGRGTQVTIRIPIEQERRPA from the coding sequence ATGGCCGTCCCGCACATCATGGTCGTCGAGGACTCGCCGACCCAGGCTCTGCAGCTGCAGTTCATTCTCGACAACCAGGGATGGACGACGAGCATCTGCGGCGATGCCGAAAGCGCGCTCGAACAGCTCGGCAGCGTGCTGCCCGACCTCGTGCTGGTCGATTTCCATCTGCCGCGCATGAACGGCGACGAATTCGTCCGGCAGATCCGGATGAACGTGCGTACCCGCGAATTGCGCGTGCTGATGCTGACCGACAGCGACACGACGGAGACGGAGCGCAAGGGGTTCGAGAGCGGTGCGGATGCCTATGTCGCGAAATCGACGGATCCGGAGATCCTGCTGACCCGCGCGCACGCGCTCTTGCGCAAGGCGACTTCGTCGGTCGTCACGCACGGCATGGTGACCGGTTTCCGGCGCAGCCGCCTGCTCGTGGTCGACGACAGCGCGACCTACCTTCACTTCATCGTGGCCCAGCTGGAGGAAGAGGGGCACGACGTCGTCGCGGCGACGCGTGGCCTTGAAGTCCTGCAGAAGGTCAGGGACGAGCAGTTCGACTGCATCGTTGTCGATCTCGTGATGCCCGAGATGAGCGGCACCGAGCTCTGCGAGCATCTCGATGCGATCCGCCGCACGCAGGATCAACTGTTCCAGATCGTCATCCTGACCGCCCGCGACTCGAAAGAGGACATGATGCAGGGGCTCGAAGCGGGCGCCGACGATTTCGTCACCAAATCGAGTGAAAGCGAGATCCTGAAGGCGAGGATCCGGGCGTTGCTGCGTCGCAAGTTCCTCCACGAGGAGAACTTGCGCATTACCGGCGAGTTCAAGAACAAGGAGCGAGAGCTCGAACGGGCCCGCGCCGATAAACAGGCGGCCGAAGCCCGCGCCGCCTTGGCGGAAGCGCTAGAGCGTTCCAACGGTGAGCTCGCCGCCGCCTATCGGGAGCTGCAGGAGACGCAGTCGCAGCTCGTCCAGTCGGCCAAGATGGCGTCGCTGGGCGCGCTGGTCGCCGGCATCGCCCACGAGATCAACAACCCGCTCGCGTTCGTCGCGAACCATCTGACGACCGTCACGCGCGGCGTCGAGACCCTGGTGCCGGAGATCGAAGCCCATTTGTCGACGGCCGGCAACCGCACGCTCGACAAGGTGCGCCAGCGGCTCGATGCCATGCGGCTCGGCGTCGACCGGGTCGAGAACCTCGTCGTCAAGCTCCGGACCTTCTCGCGGCTCGACGAGGCCGAGGTCAAGACCATCGAGATCGAGGAAAGCATCGAGGCGGTGCTGACGTTGCTGCAGCACAAGCTCACCGATCGCATCGCCGTCGTCCGGCGCTATGGCGACGTCAAGCGGGTGTCCTGTTATCCGGGGCCGCTTAACCAGGTGATCATGAATGTCGTCTCCAATGCGATCGATGCAATTGCGGACGAGGGCACGATCACGATCGAGACCGGCCGCGTGGACGCGATGCTCGCGATTGCGATTGCCGATACGGGGAGCGGCATCCCGCACGCGATCCGCGACCGCGTCTTCGAGCCGTTCTTCACGACGAAGCCGGTCGGCGCCGGCACCGGGCTCGGCCTGTCCATCTCCTACGGCATCGTGCAGCGGCACGGCGGGCAGCTTGAGATTGAGAGCGAAGAGGGGCGGGGCACCCAGGTCACGATCAGGATTCCGATCGAGCAGGAGCGGCGGCCAGCATGA
- a CDS encoding response regulator: protein MVDDTFLPTVLVVDDEPQVLAAIADTLEDDFHVLVNASPLSAIETLRETKDLSVIISDQRMPGLSGHEFLTRAKEISNATRILITGYSDMDAVVAAVNSGRIFGYISKPWDPTKLKHLIRQAADHCELLRALTDEQRLLSNLMDNVPDAIYFKDSEHRYLRSNRAHARALGLKDPTLAIGKRAGDFLPPEQAQLLEDEDARVLHAMQAPLSTVVKLQAKGEEPRWLSTTRAAIRDEVGKVAGLVAIARDVTADQLAEERLREAHDLLERRVEERTAELTATAEQLAVARAAAEAANRAKSQFLATMSHELRTPLTGLIGFPELLLRTQPDPDELRRFLELQRDAGRALLALVNDILDLSKIEAGKLELEQVPFEPRGIFAGCEALVVHNAEAKGLAVESRIDGRVPSWLVGDPMRLRQVTLNLLNNAIKFTDAGRVSLTADWIEPMLGNTVPGGTALRVTVADTGIGIPADRLDRLFQEFSQVDDSTSRRFGGSGLGLAICRRLVELMGGRIGVDSVPDRGSTFWFEVPATIAPATSADGNEPADAEQPSTAARSVLLAEDSAPVQILVTALLETAGHRVDVVDNGAAAVQAAKAGKYDLILMDVQMPVQDGLAATREIRAAEHGGHRIPIVALTANATSDELERCRQAGMDVCLTKPIDLDQLIATIQRLTPDAATE from the coding sequence ATGGTGGACGATACTTTCCTTCCGACGGTTCTGGTTGTGGACGACGAACCGCAGGTCCTTGCCGCCATTGCTGACACGCTCGAGGACGATTTCCATGTCCTGGTCAACGCTTCGCCTTTGTCGGCCATAGAGACGTTGCGCGAGACGAAGGACCTCTCGGTCATCATTTCCGATCAGCGCATGCCGGGGCTGAGCGGGCACGAGTTCCTGACGCGCGCGAAAGAAATCTCCAATGCGACGCGCATTCTCATCACCGGCTATTCGGACATGGATGCCGTCGTCGCGGCGGTCAATTCCGGCCGCATCTTCGGCTATATCTCCAAGCCGTGGGACCCGACGAAGCTCAAGCATCTCATCCGCCAGGCCGCCGATCATTGCGAGCTCTTGCGGGCGCTCACCGACGAGCAGCGCCTGCTCAGCAACCTGATGGATAACGTCCCGGACGCGATCTACTTCAAGGACAGCGAGCACCGTTACCTGCGCAGCAACCGGGCCCATGCCCGCGCCCTGGGGCTCAAGGACCCGACGCTCGCGATCGGGAAGCGCGCCGGCGATTTCCTGCCTCCCGAGCAGGCGCAGCTCCTGGAGGACGAGGACGCTCGCGTCCTTCACGCGATGCAGGCCCCGTTGAGCACCGTGGTCAAGCTGCAGGCCAAGGGCGAGGAGCCGCGCTGGCTCTCGACGACCCGGGCGGCAATCAGGGACGAGGTCGGCAAGGTCGCGGGGCTCGTCGCCATCGCACGAGACGTCACCGCCGATCAGCTGGCTGAGGAGCGGCTCCGCGAGGCGCACGATCTGCTCGAGCGCCGGGTCGAGGAGCGTACGGCCGAGCTTACCGCCACGGCCGAGCAGCTGGCGGTCGCCCGGGCCGCCGCCGAGGCCGCGAACCGCGCGAAGTCGCAATTCCTCGCGACCATGTCCCATGAGCTGCGCACGCCGCTGACCGGCCTCATCGGCTTTCCCGAACTCTTGCTGCGCACACAGCCCGACCCGGACGAGCTGCGCCGCTTCCTCGAGCTTCAGCGCGACGCCGGCCGCGCACTCCTGGCGCTCGTCAACGATATTCTCGACCTATCGAAGATCGAAGCGGGCAAGCTCGAGCTCGAGCAGGTCCCGTTCGAACCGCGGGGCATCTTCGCCGGGTGCGAGGCGCTCGTCGTCCATAACGCGGAGGCCAAGGGGCTCGCGGTCGAGAGCCGGATCGACGGGAGGGTGCCGAGCTGGCTCGTGGGCGATCCGATGCGCCTGCGGCAGGTCACGCTCAATCTGCTGAACAATGCAATCAAGTTCACCGATGCCGGTCGTGTCTCGCTGACCGCCGACTGGATCGAGCCCATGCTGGGCAATACTGTGCCGGGCGGCACCGCGCTCCGCGTCACCGTGGCCGATACCGGCATCGGCATTCCGGCCGACCGGCTCGACCGGCTGTTCCAGGAATTCAGCCAGGTCGATGATTCGACCAGCCGACGCTTCGGCGGATCGGGACTGGGCCTCGCCATCTGCCGGCGCCTGGTCGAGCTGATGGGCGGCCGGATCGGCGTCGACAGTGTTCCGGACCGGGGCAGCACGTTCTGGTTCGAAGTGCCCGCGACGATCGCGCCGGCGACGAGCGCCGACGGGAACGAGCCCGCAGATGCGGAACAGCCGAGCACCGCCGCGCGCTCTGTCCTGCTGGCCGAGGACAGCGCGCCGGTCCAGATCCTCGTCACCGCCCTGTTGGAGACGGCAGGGCACCGCGTCGACGTCGTCGACAACGGCGCCGCCGCCGTCCAGGCCGCCAAGGCCGGCAAGTACGACCTCATCCTCATGGACGTGCAGATGCCGGTCCAGGACGGCCTCGCCGCGACACGGGAAATCCGTGCCGCCGAACACGGTGGTCATCGCATCCCGATCGTGGCGCTGACGGCCAATGCGACGAGCGACGAGCTGGAGCGGTGCCGGCAGGCCGGCATGGACGTCTGCCTGACCAAGCCGATCGACCTCGATCAGCTGATCGCGACGATCCAGCGCCTCACCCCCGACGCGGCCACGGAGTGA
- a CDS encoding chemotaxis protein CheW, translating to MAPALFLLSFTLGHQRYALHLAAVERAVRIVEIVPLPEAPDIVLGIINMHGRVIPVVDTRKRFGLAARRPTLDDHLIVARTSSRSVALLVDRVGDVLELAPADVIAATDILPNMAYVDGVAKLKNGTIVVHDLTTFLSLDEEAKLDAAVGAAAEASHGF from the coding sequence GTGGCCCCAGCACTCTTTCTGCTCAGCTTCACCCTCGGCCACCAACGTTACGCGCTGCACCTTGCCGCCGTGGAGCGCGCGGTCCGCATCGTCGAGATCGTGCCGCTGCCCGAGGCGCCGGACATTGTGCTCGGCATCATTAACATGCACGGGCGCGTCATCCCGGTTGTCGACACCCGCAAGCGTTTCGGCCTCGCTGCCCGCCGCCCGACGCTCGACGATCATCTGATAGTCGCGCGCACGAGCAGCCGGTCCGTGGCGCTGCTGGTCGATCGCGTGGGCGACGTGCTGGAGTTGGCACCGGCGGACGTGATTGCCGCCACCGATATCCTGCCGAACATGGCCTATGTCGACGGCGTCGCGAAGCTCAAGAACGGCACGATCGTCGTGCACGACCTCACGACGTTCCTCTCGCTCGATGAAGAGGCGAAGCTCGATGCGGCGGTTGGCGCCGCGGCGGAGGCTTCCCATGGATTCTAG
- a CDS encoding CheR family methyltransferase, which yields MDSSLSDGLLARFSDYLAAQVGLHFAPDRWTELTRGLDRAAADLGFADAAACVLHLLSTGLTRAQIEVLASHLTVGETYFFREPRSFEVLATRVLPDLIQARRADGRALRIWSAACCTGEEPYSIAMLLDRLIPDLADWNITLLATDINPQFLRRAEEGVYKDWSFRGVGQDIRDRYFTREPDGGSRIVPRIKAMVTFSYHNLVEDRFPSIDSNTNAMDVVLCRNVLMYFSPDRARAVVGYLHRALRDGGWLVPSAVDGSPALFAPFVLADVEGTTLYRKQAAVVPQPRPPVRPIVPAPAPMAPRPEPIRSVEGQPDPCRAASALHDQGRYAEASEILVKYLASRPADVSAMLLLARTYANQGRLADALHWSTKLVAADRLNAGHHYLLAMIQQEMGALADAAASLHRALFLDPGFVLAHFASANLARIEGKRPEARKHYRNTLELLRGRAPGDVLPESEGLTVDRLREIVRHAAEMVEGGKP from the coding sequence ATGGATTCTAGCCTGTCCGACGGACTGCTCGCGCGCTTCAGCGACTATCTCGCGGCGCAAGTCGGGCTGCACTTTGCGCCGGATCGCTGGACCGAGCTCACGCGGGGGCTCGACCGGGCCGCTGCCGACCTCGGCTTCGCTGACGCCGCCGCCTGCGTGCTCCATCTGCTGTCGACCGGTCTCACCCGGGCGCAGATCGAGGTGCTGGCGAGCCATCTCACGGTCGGCGAGACCTATTTCTTTCGAGAGCCGCGCAGCTTCGAGGTGCTCGCGACCCGGGTTCTGCCGGATCTCATCCAGGCTCGGCGGGCGGACGGCCGGGCGCTCCGCATCTGGAGTGCCGCCTGCTGCACGGGCGAGGAGCCCTATTCGATCGCGATGCTGCTCGATCGGCTGATCCCCGATCTCGCCGACTGGAACATCACGCTGCTTGCGACCGACATCAATCCGCAATTTCTGCGGCGCGCGGAGGAGGGGGTCTACAAGGACTGGTCGTTCCGAGGCGTCGGCCAGGATATCAGGGACCGGTACTTCACCCGGGAGCCCGACGGCGGAAGCCGCATCGTCCCGCGCATCAAGGCGATGGTGACCTTCTCCTACCACAATCTGGTCGAGGACCGCTTCCCGTCGATCGACAGCAATACGAACGCGATGGACGTGGTGCTGTGCCGGAACGTGCTGATGTATTTCAGCCCGGATCGGGCGCGCGCGGTCGTGGGCTATCTCCATCGGGCCTTGCGGGATGGCGGCTGGCTGGTGCCGAGCGCCGTCGACGGCTCGCCGGCGCTCTTTGCCCCCTTCGTCCTCGCCGATGTCGAAGGCACGACGCTCTACCGAAAACAGGCGGCCGTCGTCCCGCAGCCGCGACCGCCGGTGCGGCCGATCGTCCCAGCGCCGGCACCGATGGCGCCGCGACCCGAGCCGATCCGCAGCGTCGAAGGCCAGCCCGATCCCTGCCGCGCGGCATCCGCGCTGCACGATCAGGGGCGCTATGCCGAGGCCTCGGAAATCCTGGTCAAGTATCTGGCGAGCCGCCCGGCCGACGTCTCGGCCATGCTTCTCCTGGCGCGGACCTATGCCAATCAAGGTCGCCTTGCGGATGCGCTGCATTGGAGCACAAAGCTGGTCGCGGCCGATCGGCTCAACGCCGGCCACCATTATCTGCTGGCCATGATCCAGCAGGAAATGGGCGCGCTGGCGGATGCGGCCGCTTCGCTGCACCGCGCGCTGTTTCTCGATCCCGGCTTCGTGCTCGCCCATTTCGCGTCGGCCAATCTCGCCCGGATCGAAGGCAAGCGCCCGGAGGCACGCAAGCATTACCGCAATACCTTGGAGCTGCTCAGGGGACGGGCGCCGGGCGACGTGCTGCCCGAATCCGAAGGACTGACGGTCGACCGGCTCCGCGAAATCGTCCGTCACGCCGCCGAGATGGTCGAGGGAGGGAAGCCGTGA
- a CDS encoding chemotaxis protein CheW, whose protein sequence is MTDWEAIHRRLAQIEAALSRGSRRSAQAMRDVLRERAEVMARPIGTRRVADDQVEFLEFAVAGERYGIETAHVREVATISGVTRVPGVPAFIGGIAAVRGQILSVLDIARLFDLPPFDGPAAERLVVLEAPDMPVGVLATAIHGVRAEPPSEIETSLPTLGGGRAPYLLGVDRTGVAILDAAALLAAQEVIIGVDAAQ, encoded by the coding sequence ATGACCGACTGGGAGGCGATCCATCGGCGCCTGGCGCAGATCGAGGCCGCGCTGAGCCGCGGCAGCCGGCGGAGCGCGCAAGCCATGCGCGACGTCCTGCGCGAGCGCGCTGAGGTGATGGCACGCCCGATCGGCACGCGCCGGGTCGCCGATGATCAGGTCGAGTTCCTCGAATTCGCCGTGGCGGGCGAGCGCTACGGCATAGAGACGGCCCACGTCCGCGAGGTCGCGACGATCAGCGGGGTGACCCGGGTGCCCGGCGTCCCGGCGTTCATCGGCGGCATCGCCGCCGTGCGCGGCCAGATCCTGTCCGTCCTCGACATCGCCCGCCTGTTCGATCTGCCGCCGTTCGACGGGCCGGCGGCGGAGCGGCTCGTGGTGCTCGAAGCGCCGGACATGCCGGTCGGCGTGCTCGCGACGGCGATCCATGGCGTGCGTGCCGAGCCGCCGTCCGAGATCGAGACCTCGCTGCCGACGCTCGGCGGCGGGCGCGCACCCTACCTGCTCGGCGTCGACCGTACCGGCGTCGCCATCCTCGATGCCGCGGCGCTGCTCGCGGCCCAGGAGGTCATCATCGGAGTGGACGCGGCGCAATAG